The sequence below is a genomic window from Bacteroidales bacterium MB20-C3-3.
GTCATGCGCCCTTGAGGGGAGCCATCGCATCAGCCACTCCCTACCTTTGGGACCGTCAAACTCTCTCCTGAGAATTTCGGCATTCCCCACCCTATCCGTCCAAAGGGTTGCATCTACAAACCCCGATCCGGGCCTTGATGAAGGGGTACACATAGTCACGTGAGGCATAAAAATCAGATCGGCACCAAGCAGTTTGGTAGCACGCACATTCTCCACCACATTATTATCATAACAGATAAGAATCCCGCACTTCCATCCTCGCAGTTTGAAAATTGTAAAGGAGTTTCCAGGTTTGATAGCAGGATTAATAAAGGGATGCAGCTTTCTGTGGTTTGCAACCACCTCTCCTCCATCTACACACACATAAGCCTTATAAATATCGTTCACCTCATCACGTTCAAACAGACCTGCCAGCACAGCTATCCCGTACTTTGCAGAAATTTCTTTAAGCCGATTAACAGAAGGGCCGTCAGGAATTGGCTTCGAGATTTCGTACATCTCCGAGTGAGAAAGGTTTCTGGCAAAAGTATAGCCTGTCACAGAACATTCGTGAAAAGCTACTGCATCGGCCCCTTCAGCTGCCGCTTTTGCAGCAAATTTTTCAATAACTCCCAGGTTATACTCTTTATCGCCGGAGCGATTTTCAAACTGGACTGTGGATATTTTTACACTCTTCATAGTTGATCAAAAATAGTGAATATTCTAACTCCTTCTGCAAACTGCCTCTGCATATACGCCTCCCCGTAAACGGGGTCCCCTCCCTCCTCGGGCGCGAGGTATCTGCAGAGGCAGTTTGCAGAAGGAGTACAAAGCTTATATTTAGATGAATGTTAACAACATCCAGGAGGTGTAAGTATTATTGTCATTAAGAACTACATTTGAAAATAATTTTCACTATATTCGTTAGCTAGGTATAGAAACAATTAATTTTCATAAAATGAGAATATCAGTATTATTACTCCTCGGATTTTTCGTTATTCAATCTTGCAATATGAGAGAATCGAAATTTCCTATTGAGGAGAGAGTAACTCAGGAGCTGATGCCATTGGAGGGCTCTGTAGATCCTTTTATGATTGAGGTTAAGCAACCTTTTTTAGTTTTATTGAACTCTAAGAAGGAGGATAGCATCTTTCACTTTTACAATCTTTCTGAAAGAAAACTTGTAAACATCTTTGGTGTTAAGGGAGAAGAATTGAAAGAGAGTTCAACCCCATGGAAATACAAAATTGGTGAGTTCATTCTCCCGATACTCCATAATGTACAGAGTGGAGATATATTGATTAGTGATGATATAAGAAGAGTAATTTACAGATTTGGGATTAACAAAGATGGTGTTTTCAATTTGAAAGAGAGAAGAAATTACAGCGATTCGGTAGACAATATGTTTCCGGCGGCTTTCATAAACGACACATTATATGCACTTGATGCAGAATATCAGGCTCCCAGTTTGTGGCTTATGTCTATAAACAAAAAAGGTCCAATAATGGTTAAACAATATAGGAATCCTGATATATTTGACCAATATGCAGATCCCGATATGGGAAGAGTATATGCGAAT
It includes:
- a CDS encoding nitrilase family protein, with amino-acid sequence MKSVKISTVQFENRSGDKEYNLGVIEKFAAKAAAEGADAVAFHECSVTGYTFARNLSHSEMYEISKPIPDGPSVNRLKEISAKYGIAVLAGLFERDEVNDIYKAYVCVDGGEVVANHRKLHPFINPAIKPGNSFTIFKLRGWKCGILICYDNNVVENVRATKLLGADLIFMPHVTMCTPSSRPGSGFVDATLWTDRVGNAEILRREFDGPKGREWLMRWLPSRAHDNAIYAVFSNPIGMDDDQLKNGCSMILDPYGEVIAECRELGDTMVTAELTSDKLTLAGGYRYTKARRPELYSEIIGKDHTSEQKVAWMEQKKG
- a CDS encoding BF3164 family lipoprotein, producing the protein MRESKFPIEERVTQELMPLEGSVDPFMIEVKQPFLVLLNSKKEDSIFHFYNLSERKLVNIFGVKGEELKESSTPWKYKIGEFILPILHNVQSGDILISDDIRRVIYRFGINKDGVFNLKERRNYSDSVDNMFPAAFINDTLYALDAEYQAPSLWLMSINKKGPIMVKQYRNPDIFDQYADPDMGRVYANESRIALCYGWKKKIDFLDTNFKLIRSINYKFDDAVDITTENEDDVKATYVYGYFGKRYFYTVFFGKSWKEHRKTFSGTTLEVYDLDGNPVAKYIFDGISPSRFVVDESTFTLYGTIDRYSELKNFLVVYKLKGLS